A genomic segment from Nocardia cyriacigeorgica GUH-2 encodes:
- a CDS encoding site-specific integrase, translating to MTEDTGALALPDPVRAQLRRGVRSVLVDTAALREVRQRFADDQAATLARYLEASQSANTVRAYRTDWIAWTAWCAAEGRQALPADALDVAVYLAAAADARTDDGAPAFAPATLERKSAAIAAVHAANGLPSPTRSDVVRLTLRGIRRTRRARPVRKRPILLHTLEQLLDGLPAPGWPTEPARRRDTLALLIGFAGALRRSELAALRVGDVHVTQDHTTGEPVLLIHLPTSKTDPTGITEQRVALPRGTRPHTCPVCAFADWIALLAVYTSAPGRLREQLTAAPQPDPNIHRCHGFTGLPPALLPDQPLFPAVTRHGGIGSTPISGRAIAELVKRYAARAGLDPALFSGHSLRAGFATQAALGGAADREIMRQGRWSNPRTVHRYIRTANPLDDNAVTKLGL from the coding sequence ATGACCGAGGACACCGGCGCACTCGCCCTCCCCGACCCCGTCCGCGCACAACTGCGCCGCGGCGTGCGCAGCGTCCTCGTCGACACCGCGGCACTGCGCGAAGTCCGGCAACGATTCGCCGACGATCAAGCCGCCACCCTCGCCCGCTACCTCGAAGCCTCCCAATCGGCCAACACCGTGCGCGCCTACCGCACCGACTGGATCGCCTGGACGGCCTGGTGCGCCGCCGAAGGACGCCAGGCACTGCCCGCCGACGCCCTCGACGTCGCCGTCTACCTCGCCGCCGCGGCCGACGCCCGCACCGACGACGGCGCACCCGCCTTCGCCCCGGCCACCCTCGAACGCAAATCCGCCGCCATCGCAGCTGTGCACGCCGCCAACGGATTACCCTCACCCACCCGCTCCGACGTCGTCCGCCTCACCCTGCGCGGCATCCGGCGCACCCGCCGCGCCCGCCCGGTCCGCAAACGTCCGATCCTGCTGCACACCCTCGAACAACTCCTCGACGGCCTGCCCGCACCCGGCTGGCCCACCGAACCCGCCCGCCGCCGCGACACCCTCGCCCTGCTCATCGGATTCGCCGGTGCCCTGCGCCGCAGCGAACTCGCCGCCCTGCGCGTCGGCGACGTGCACGTCACCCAGGACCACACCACCGGCGAACCGGTCCTGCTCATCCACCTGCCCACCAGCAAAACCGACCCCACCGGCATCACCGAACAACGCGTCGCCCTCCCCCGCGGCACCCGCCCGCACACCTGCCCCGTGTGCGCCTTCGCCGACTGGATCGCCCTGCTCGCCGTGTACACCAGCGCGCCGGGCCGCCTGCGCGAACAGCTCACCGCCGCACCCCAACCCGACCCGAACATTCACCGCTGCCACGGTTTCACCGGCCTTCCGCCGGCACTGCTTCCGGACCAACCTCTCTTCCCCGCCGTCACCCGCCACGGCGGCATCGGGTCCACCCCGATCTCCGGCCGCGCCATCGCCGAACTCGTCAAGCGCTACGCCGCCCGCGCCGGCCTGGACCCCGCGCTGTTTTCCGGCCACTCCCTGCGCGCAGGCTTCGCCACCCAAGCCGCCCTCGGCGGCGCCGCCGACCGCGAGATCATGCGCCAAGGCCGCTGGTCCAACCCCCGCACCGTGCACCGCTACATCCGCACCGCGAACCCGTTGGACGACAATGCCGTGACCAAGCTCGGATTGTAG
- a CDS encoding NAD(P)/FAD-dependent oxidoreductase, protein MKHRIVVLGAGYAGAYCAGYLARKLRADEVEITVVNAEPDFVERLRLHQLAAGHELPRRPLSEVFAGTGIVLRTARVTALDADHRTVTIADGSGVDRIEYDTLVYTLGSAGAGHGVPGVGEFAFDVAARPSALRLRARLDELDGTGKVVVVGGNLTAIETVTEIAEAHPGLEVSLVTSGEVGGWLGPKARRHLLRAFERFGISIHEHTAVERVDETAVVAADGAVFASDATVWAAGFAVPAIAAAGGLAVQADGRITVDRQMRSVSHPNVYAAGDSVFVIGANGRPLPMSCASAGFTGMQAVSAIVGDLTGRAVKATALSYVGNHISLGRRDAIYQVVDGDGRAKPGALCGRAAVAVKSSIVAVSGWAISRPTFGMPSRRYRLTAAEQAGSPEVAVA, encoded by the coding sequence ATGAAGCACCGCATCGTCGTCCTCGGGGCCGGTTACGCCGGAGCGTATTGCGCGGGATATCTGGCTCGGAAGCTGCGCGCCGACGAGGTGGAGATCACTGTGGTCAATGCCGAGCCCGATTTCGTGGAGCGTTTGCGCCTGCATCAGCTGGCCGCCGGTCACGAGCTTCCGCGTCGGCCGCTGAGCGAGGTGTTCGCCGGCACCGGCATCGTGCTGCGCACGGCTCGGGTGACCGCCCTCGACGCCGATCACCGCACCGTCACCATCGCCGATGGTTCGGGGGTGGATCGGATCGAGTACGACACCCTGGTCTACACCCTCGGTAGCGCCGGCGCCGGCCACGGTGTGCCGGGTGTCGGTGAGTTCGCCTTCGATGTGGCTGCGCGGCCGTCGGCGCTGCGGTTGCGGGCCCGGCTGGATGAGCTGGACGGGACCGGGAAGGTGGTCGTAGTCGGTGGGAATCTGACCGCGATCGAGACCGTCACCGAGATCGCCGAAGCCCATCCGGGTCTCGAGGTGAGCTTGGTGACCAGTGGTGAAGTCGGTGGCTGGCTGGGCCCGAAGGCGCGGCGGCATTTGTTGCGTGCGTTCGAGCGGTTCGGGATCTCGATTCATGAGCACACGGCTGTCGAGCGGGTGGATGAGACGGCGGTGGTCGCGGCCGATGGCGCGGTTTTCGCCTCGGATGCGACGGTGTGGGCGGCGGGATTCGCGGTGCCCGCGATCGCGGCCGCCGGTGGTCTCGCGGTGCAGGCCGATGGCCGGATCACCGTGGATCGGCAGATGCGGTCGGTGTCGCACCCGAATGTCTATGCCGCCGGGGACAGCGTGTTCGTCATCGGTGCGAACGGGCGTCCGTTGCCGATGTCGTGCGCGTCGGCGGGGTTCACCGGGATGCAGGCGGTTTCGGCGATCGTCGGGGATCTGACCGGGCGCGCGGTGAAGGCGACCGCGCTGAGCTACGTCGGCAACCACATCAGCCTCGGCCGCAGGGATGCGATCTATCAGGTGGTCGATGGTGACGGTCGGGCGAAGCCGGGTGCGTTGTGCGGGCGTGCGGCGGTGGCGGTGAAGTCGTCGATCGTGGCGGTGAGCGGGTGGGCGATCAGCCGTCCGACGTTCGGAATGCCGAGCCGCCGATACCGATTGACCGCTGCCGAGCAGGCGGGTTCGCCTGAGGTGGCTGTCGCCTAG
- a CDS encoding sigma-70 family RNA polymerase sigma factor produces the protein MDTATVARFEASRDRLASLAYRLLGSAADAEDTVQDAFLRWQAADHDYVEVPEAWLTKIVTNLALDRLRSARVRRERSVGAWMPEPLLDGDPMLGPADTVEQRESVTLAMLTLLERLSPVERAVYVLREAFSYSHAEIAEILEISESASQQHAHRARRRMAGEKRSATVDAASARRIVEAFVAAASSGRTDRLVELLTADATGVSDGAGGLAKRLIHFPTRERIAEALRSGLRPTAAKRRLAGGSPSIHSAVVNGCPAMLFALGDRVLGVAVLDVRDGKVAAVRAIAAPRRLGRLAEQWRRRGHDVPVVDAW, from the coding sequence ATGGACACTGCCACCGTGGCGCGTTTCGAGGCCAGCCGGGATCGGCTGGCCTCGCTCGCCTACCGTCTGCTCGGTTCGGCGGCCGATGCCGAGGACACGGTGCAGGATGCGTTTCTGCGGTGGCAGGCCGCCGACCACGACTACGTCGAGGTGCCCGAGGCGTGGTTGACCAAGATCGTGACCAATCTGGCGCTGGACCGGCTGCGTTCGGCGCGGGTCCGGCGGGAGCGGTCGGTCGGTGCGTGGATGCCGGAACCGTTGCTCGACGGTGATCCGATGCTCGGCCCGGCCGACACGGTCGAGCAGCGTGAATCGGTGACGCTGGCGATGCTGACGTTGCTGGAGCGGCTCTCGCCGGTCGAGCGGGCGGTGTATGTGCTGCGGGAGGCGTTTTCCTACAGTCATGCCGAGATCGCCGAGATCCTGGAGATTTCGGAGTCGGCGAGCCAGCAGCATGCGCATCGGGCGCGCCGTCGCATGGCGGGGGAGAAGAGGTCGGCGACGGTGGATGCGGCCTCGGCGCGGCGGATTGTCGAGGCGTTCGTGGCCGCGGCGTCGTCGGGGCGCACCGATCGGCTGGTGGAGCTGCTGACCGCGGATGCGACCGGTGTCTCGGATGGGGCCGGTGGGCTGGCCAAGAGGTTGATTCATTTTCCGACGCGGGAGCGGATCGCGGAGGCGTTGCGGTCGGGTTTGCGGCCGACAGCGGCCAAGCGCCGGCTGGCCGGTGGGTCGCCGTCTATTCATTCCGCCGTCGTCAATGGGTGTCCGGCGATGCTGTTCGCCCTGGGCGACCGGGTGCTGGGTGTTGCGGTGCTGGATGTGCGCGACGGCAAGGTCGCGGCGGTGCGTGCGATCGCTGCGCCGCGCCGTCTGGGTCGGCTCGCCGAGCAGTGGCGGCGTCGTGGGCATGATGTTCCGGTGGTCGACGCCTGGTAA
- a CDS encoding NAD(P)/FAD-dependent oxidoreductase codes for MSNNIDVVVVGGGYAGVMAANRMTQRANVTVTVINPRAVFVPRLRLHQMVGGTHDATVDYVDVLADGVRLVVASVAEIDAAARSVRLADGGRIGYDYLIYAVGSAAAQSQVPGVGEFAYPVATYEAAQRLRSVLFDTPMDAAVTVVGGGPTGIETAAELAEQGRDVTLLCGGLVGTYLHPSARRTARKYLAKLGVRVLEGSDTAVTAVRAEEVELRDGRTVPSRVTIWAVGFSVPDLAERSGLRSDGAGRLLTDETLTSVDDERIVAAGDCSAPSGLPFKMSAYAAGCLGAHAADTVLRRIAGQEPEPVDLAFPAMCISFGRRAGIFQLGHKDDTAMRLYFTGPVGKALKEFSCQASVKHLVAESRKPGSHHWPSDGKHRPKLLQALVSDAPATIA; via the coding sequence ATTAGCAACAACATCGACGTCGTCGTGGTCGGCGGTGGATACGCCGGGGTGATGGCGGCCAACCGGATGACCCAGCGTGCGAACGTGACGGTGACCGTGATCAACCCGCGCGCGGTGTTCGTCCCGCGGCTGCGGCTGCATCAGATGGTGGGCGGAACCCATGACGCGACCGTCGATTACGTCGATGTCCTGGCCGACGGGGTGCGGCTGGTCGTAGCCAGTGTCGCCGAGATCGATGCGGCCGCGCGCAGCGTGCGCCTGGCCGACGGCGGCCGGATCGGCTACGACTATCTGATCTACGCGGTCGGCAGTGCCGCCGCGCAGTCGCAGGTGCCCGGTGTGGGCGAATTCGCGTATCCGGTGGCGACGTACGAGGCGGCGCAGCGGCTGCGGTCGGTGCTCTTCGATACCCCGATGGACGCCGCGGTCACCGTGGTCGGCGGTGGGCCGACCGGCATCGAAACCGCTGCGGAGCTGGCCGAACAGGGCCGCGATGTGACGTTGCTCTGCGGTGGCCTGGTCGGTACGTACCTGCATCCGAGTGCGCGGCGCACCGCTCGCAAGTACCTCGCGAAACTCGGGGTGCGTGTGCTCGAAGGCTCCGACACCGCGGTGACGGCGGTGCGGGCCGAGGAGGTGGAGTTGCGTGACGGGCGGACGGTGCCCAGCCGCGTCACCATCTGGGCCGTGGGTTTCAGCGTCCCGGATCTGGCCGAACGCAGCGGCCTGCGCTCCGACGGCGCCGGGCGTCTGCTCACCGATGAAACGTTGACCAGCGTCGATGACGAGCGGATCGTGGCGGCGGGCGACTGCTCGGCGCCGTCGGGTCTGCCGTTCAAGATGAGCGCCTACGCCGCGGGCTGCCTGGGTGCGCACGCGGCCGACACCGTGCTGCGGCGGATCGCCGGCCAGGAGCCGGAACCGGTCGATCTGGCGTTCCCGGCGATGTGCATCAGTTTCGGGCGTCGCGCCGGGATCTTCCAGCTCGGCCACAAGGACGATACGGCGATGCGGCTGTATTTCACCGGCCCGGTGGGTAAGGCGCTCAAGGAGTTCTCCTGCCAGGCCAGCGTCAAGCATCTGGTCGCCGAGTCGCGCAAGCCCGGTTCGCACCATTGGCCCAGCGACGGCAAGCATCGTCCGAAGCTGTTGCAGGCCTTGGTTTCCGATGCGCCCGCGACCATTGCCTGA
- a CDS encoding RNA polymerase sigma-70 factor yields the protein MNTPDVPDDHTTVDATQMFVRHRNLLFTVAYEMLGSAADAEDVLQETWLRWVKVDLTQVSDERAYLVRITTRQALNRLRSLKRRREAYVGSWLPEPLLTAPEAAADAELAESVSMALMLVLETLTPTERAVFVLREAFGFGYDDIAAAVDKTPAAVHQIAHRARRHVEARRPRRTVTPSQAQAAVDAFQRALETRDLQGLLDVLAPDVVAISDGGGIRQATPRPVVGADKVARFIVGGLTKHDVVVTVEATVVNAGPALALYADGELDGVIVVHVEDGDIDGLYYVRNPHKLTHLDTATPLTLR from the coding sequence ATGAACACACCGGACGTACCCGACGACCACACCACCGTCGACGCGACCCAGATGTTCGTCCGGCACCGCAATCTGCTGTTCACCGTCGCCTACGAGATGCTCGGTTCGGCAGCCGACGCCGAAGACGTGTTGCAGGAGACATGGTTGCGGTGGGTGAAGGTCGACCTGACCCAGGTGAGCGACGAGCGCGCCTATCTGGTGCGGATCACGACCCGCCAGGCGCTCAACCGGTTGCGTTCACTCAAACGCCGCCGCGAGGCATATGTCGGTTCGTGGCTGCCGGAGCCGCTGCTGACCGCGCCGGAAGCCGCCGCCGATGCCGAACTCGCCGAGAGCGTGTCGATGGCGTTGATGCTGGTGCTCGAGACATTGACGCCGACCGAACGCGCGGTGTTCGTGCTGCGTGAGGCATTCGGATTCGGTTACGACGACATCGCGGCCGCGGTCGACAAGACCCCGGCCGCGGTGCACCAGATCGCCCACCGCGCGCGCCGCCACGTCGAGGCGCGCCGCCCGCGCCGCACGGTCACGCCGAGTCAGGCGCAGGCGGCGGTCGATGCGTTCCAGCGTGCGCTGGAAACCCGGGATCTTCAGGGCTTGCTCGACGTGCTGGCTCCCGATGTGGTGGCGATCAGCGACGGCGGCGGGATCAGGCAGGCCACGCCACGCCCGGTCGTCGGCGCCGACAAGGTGGCCCGGTTCATCGTCGGCGGGCTCACCAAGCACGATGTGGTGGTCACTGTCGAGGCGACGGTGGTGAACGCCGGCCCCGCGCTGGCGCTGTATGCCGATGGTGAACTAGACGGGGTCATCGTCGTTCATGTCGAGGACGGCGATATCGATGGCCTGTACTACGTTCGCAACCCCCACAAGCTGACCCACCTCGACACCGCGACGCCGCTGACCTTGCGGTGA
- a CDS encoding class I SAM-dependent methyltransferase codes for MSTDDWLADTRTSYDTVAVSYANQVRGALAGHQYLRAALALFADSVRTAGGGPVADVGCGPGEVTAHLHELGVDAFGIDLSPAMIDVARRDHPGLRFEVGSMTELNLPVASVAGLLAWQSLIHIPDDEVPTVFGRFHRALRPGGPLQLLFHVGDESLLKTEGYGGHPMKVHVHHRQPNQVASWLHDAGFVVEAQMLLDPDAKAQQAILFARSKS; via the coding sequence ATGAGCACGGATGACTGGTTGGCCGACACCCGAACCTCGTATGACACGGTCGCGGTCAGCTATGCCAACCAAGTGCGCGGCGCCCTCGCCGGACACCAGTACCTTCGCGCGGCTCTGGCGTTGTTCGCCGACAGCGTGCGGACCGCTGGCGGCGGACCGGTCGCGGACGTCGGCTGCGGCCCCGGTGAAGTCACCGCCCACCTGCATGAGCTCGGTGTCGACGCCTTCGGTATCGACCTCTCCCCGGCGATGATCGACGTGGCCCGGCGCGACCACCCCGGCCTGCGGTTCGAGGTGGGCTCGATGACGGAGCTGAACCTGCCCGTCGCTTCGGTGGCCGGCCTGCTCGCCTGGCAGTCGTTGATCCACATCCCCGACGACGAGGTGCCGACTGTGTTCGGGCGCTTCCACCGAGCATTGCGTCCCGGCGGACCGTTGCAACTGCTGTTTCACGTCGGCGACGAGTCGCTGTTGAAGACGGAGGGCTACGGCGGTCACCCGATGAAGGTCCATGTCCACCACCGTCAGCCGAACCAGGTGGCATCCTGGCTGCACGATGCCGGATTCGTGGTCGAGGCCCAGATGCTGCTCGACCCGGATGCGAAAGCTCAACAAGCGATTCTTTTCGCACGCAGTAAGTCCTAA
- a CDS encoding TetR/AcrR family transcriptional regulator — protein sequence MAEAPNFHSEMRQLLRARVIDTARQLVCTEGWGAVNMSRVAKEVGVSRPVLYKEIGTRQDLADAVIAAELDTFLAGITETIAAHPRHVLAALTAAVDFTLRTAAENTLLKAVLAGRSSADTTLLPTLMTEPEPVLGRAASTLTTVLRTQYGLSALSDDELGSRVEAVVRLALSHLFQPTGPIDRAVTQIALVIGAIFGPAVEETAPVR from the coding sequence GTGGCTGAAGCGCCGAACTTTCACAGCGAGATGCGTCAACTGCTGCGCGCCCGCGTCATCGACACCGCCCGCCAACTCGTCTGCACCGAGGGCTGGGGCGCGGTCAACATGTCGCGCGTGGCCAAAGAAGTGGGCGTGAGCAGGCCGGTGCTCTACAAAGAGATCGGCACCCGGCAAGACCTCGCCGACGCCGTCATCGCCGCCGAACTCGACACCTTCCTGGCCGGCATCACCGAAACCATCGCCGCCCACCCCCGCCACGTGCTCGCCGCGCTCACCGCCGCCGTCGACTTCACCCTGCGCACCGCCGCCGAGAACACCCTGCTCAAGGCCGTCCTCGCCGGGCGATCCAGCGCCGATACCACTCTGCTGCCCACCCTGATGACCGAACCCGAACCGGTCCTCGGCCGCGCGGCCAGCACCCTCACCACCGTGCTACGCACCCAATACGGGCTGTCCGCCCTCAGCGACGACGAACTGGGCAGTCGAGTCGAAGCCGTCGTCCGCCTGGCGCTGAGCCACCTGTTCCAGCCCACCGGACCCATCGACCGCGCCGTCACCCAGATCGCGCTCGTCATCGGCGCCATCTTCGGACCGGCGGTCGAGGAGACGGCGCCGGTGCGCTGA
- a CDS encoding alkane 1-monooxygenase — MTTSPLGQPTDAVTPPWRDRKRYLWLFGLIPPTALGLAAALVWVFNQLGWQQVAPVWWWIGPLLLYVLLPILDRFFGPDGQNPPDEVMEQLEHDRYYRYCVYAYIPFQLASLVFAAYLWTATDLSWLGIDGGLGLWSKIGVALSVGVMGGVGINTAHELGHKKDELERWLSKITLAQTGYGHFYIEHNRGHHVRVATPEDPASSRFAESFWAFLPRSVWGSLRSAWELERTRLHRMGTSPWTLRNDVLNAWLMSVVLWAGLVAVFGPMVLPFLVIQAVYGFSLLETVNYLEHYGLLRQRTPAGRYERCTPEHSWNSDHIVTNIFLYHLQRHSDHHANPTRRYQILRSMDGAPNLPSGYASMISLAYFPPLWRKVMDHRVLDHYDGDITRVNIHPAKRDRVLARYGVA, encoded by the coding sequence ATGACGACCTCACCGCTGGGGCAACCCACCGACGCGGTCACCCCGCCGTGGCGTGACCGCAAGCGCTATCTGTGGTTGTTCGGGCTGATCCCGCCGACCGCGCTCGGCCTGGCGGCCGCGCTGGTGTGGGTGTTCAACCAGCTGGGCTGGCAGCAGGTGGCGCCGGTGTGGTGGTGGATCGGTCCGCTGCTGCTGTATGTGCTGCTGCCGATCCTGGACCGGTTCTTCGGCCCCGACGGGCAGAATCCGCCCGATGAGGTGATGGAGCAGCTCGAACACGATCGCTACTACCGCTACTGCGTGTACGCCTACATCCCGTTCCAGCTGGCCAGCCTGGTGTTCGCGGCCTACCTGTGGACGGCGACGGACCTGTCGTGGCTCGGCATCGACGGCGGTCTGGGCCTGTGGTCGAAGATCGGCGTCGCGTTGAGCGTCGGTGTGATGGGCGGTGTCGGCATCAACACCGCGCACGAACTCGGCCACAAGAAAGACGAGCTGGAGCGGTGGCTGTCCAAGATCACCCTCGCTCAAACCGGCTACGGCCACTTCTACATCGAGCACAACCGCGGCCATCACGTCCGCGTGGCGACGCCGGAGGATCCGGCCAGTTCCCGGTTCGCCGAATCGTTCTGGGCCTTCCTGCCGCGCAGCGTGTGGGGGAGCCTGCGCTCGGCGTGGGAGCTGGAACGCACCCGGCTGCACCGCATGGGCACAAGCCCGTGGACGCTGCGCAACGACGTGCTCAACGCGTGGCTGATGTCGGTGGTGCTGTGGGCGGGGTTGGTCGCGGTATTCGGTCCGATGGTCCTGCCGTTCCTGGTGATCCAGGCGGTCTACGGGTTCTCGCTGTTGGAGACGGTGAACTATCTCGAGCACTACGGGTTGCTGCGGCAGCGCACCCCGGCGGGCCGCTATGAGCGCTGCACCCCCGAGCACAGCTGGAACTCCGACCACATCGTCACCAACATCTTCCTCTACCACCTGCAGCGCCACAGCGACCATCACGCCAACCCCACCCGCCGCTACCAGATCCTGCGCAGCATGGACGGCGCCCCGAACCTGCCCAGCGGCTACGCCAGCATGATCTCGCTGGCCTACTTCCCGCCGCTGTGGCGCAAGGTCATGGACCATCGCGTCCTCGACCACTACGACGGCGACATCACCCGCGTGAATATCCACCCCGCCAAGCGCGATCGGGTGCTGGCCCGGTACGGGGTGGCGTAA
- a CDS encoding rubredoxin, translating to MAAYRCPVCDYRYDEATGAPREGFPAGTAWPAIPDDWCCPDCGVREKLDFQTVSTTGA from the coding sequence ATGGCCGCCTACCGCTGCCCGGTCTGCGACTACCGCTACGACGAAGCCACCGGCGCACCCCGCGAGGGTTTCCCCGCGGGGACCGCGTGGCCGGCGATCCCCGACGACTGGTGCTGCCCCGACTGCGGGGTCCGCGAAAAGCTCGACTTCCAGACCGTTTCCACGACAGGAGCCTGA
- a CDS encoding rubredoxin, with product MSTDYKLFRCVQCGFEYDEALGWPDDGIAAGTRWDDIPEDWSCPDCGAAKADFEMVEVSRA from the coding sequence ATGAGCACCGACTACAAGCTGTTCCGTTGCGTGCAGTGCGGTTTCGAATACGACGAAGCCCTCGGCTGGCCCGACGACGGCATCGCCGCGGGCACCCGCTGGGACGACATCCCCGAGGACTGGTCGTGCCCGGATTGCGGTGCGGCCAAGGCCGATTTCGAGATGGTCGAGGTCAGCCGCGCATGA
- a CDS encoding NAD(P)/FAD-dependent oxidoreductase: MSGRIVIVGAGIAGAAAARTLRREGYTGQIVLLGGETTLPYRRPAVSKEALAGTAVPARLLIDTADAWRAADIDVRPGTWVDRIEPDRRRVRLADGTPLDYDRLLLATGARARTLPGQHPSARTLRSLADADTLRALLFDGGSLLVVGAGLIGCEVAATARGLGVAVTVVHAASRPLDRVAPAVLGAHLQRLHTEHGVTIHNDVTLERLDHTDDAVTATAADGRSWTASSVLVAIGSVPDTGLAEAAGVLVDNGIRVDEHYRTSVPGIYAAGDVASRYVPELGVFERSEHWNSAQFQGAAAARAMLDATPSAPEVPWGWSTQYGVNLQFAGRIGADDELIVRGADTETPAVLALREGRLVGAAGIGCAADMRAARGLIAEGAFLDQMVCARGPLESAMRDGECVRVR, from the coding sequence ATGAGTGGGCGCATCGTCATCGTGGGCGCCGGAATCGCCGGCGCCGCCGCCGCACGCACCCTGCGCCGCGAGGGCTACACCGGCCAGATCGTGCTCCTCGGCGGCGAGACCACGCTGCCCTACCGGCGACCCGCGGTGTCGAAGGAGGCGCTGGCCGGCACCGCGGTACCGGCGCGGCTGCTGATCGATACCGCCGACGCCTGGCGCGCCGCCGACATCGACGTGCGCCCCGGGACCTGGGTGGACCGCATCGAACCGGACCGCCGGCGGGTGCGGTTGGCCGACGGCACCCCACTCGACTACGACCGGCTACTGCTGGCGACCGGCGCGCGGGCCCGCACCCTGCCGGGTCAGCATCCGTCGGCGCGCACGCTGCGCTCGCTCGCCGACGCCGACACGCTGCGCGCGCTGCTGTTCGACGGCGGTTCGCTACTCGTGGTGGGTGCGGGGCTGATCGGTTGCGAGGTCGCGGCGACCGCGCGAGGTCTGGGTGTGGCGGTCACGGTGGTGCATGCGGCGTCTCGTCCGCTCGACCGCGTCGCGCCGGCCGTGCTCGGTGCGCACCTGCAACGCCTGCACACCGAACACGGCGTCACCATCCACAACGACGTCACCCTCGAACGCCTCGACCACACCGATGACGCCGTCACCGCCACCGCGGCCGATGGCCGCAGCTGGACCGCGTCCTCGGTTCTGGTGGCCATCGGCTCGGTGCCCGACACCGGGCTGGCCGAGGCCGCGGGTGTGCTCGTCGACAACGGCATTCGCGTCGACGAGCACTACCGCACCTCGGTTCCGGGCATCTACGCCGCCGGTGATGTCGCCAGCCGCTACGTTCCCGAGCTCGGGGTATTCGAGCGCAGTGAACACTGGAACAGCGCCCAATTTCAGGGTGCCGCGGCAGCTCGCGCCATGCTCGACGCCACACCCAGTGCCCCGGAAGTGCCGTGGGGTTGGTCCACCCAGTACGGGGTGAACCTGCAGTTCGCCGGGCGCATCGGCGCCGACGATGAGCTCATCGTGCGCGGCGCCGATACCGAGACACCCGCGGTGCTGGCCTTGCGTGAGGGCAGGCTCGTCGGGGCGGCAGGGATCGGATGTGCCGCCGACATGCGTGCGGCGCGCGGGCTGATCGCCGAGGGCGCCTTTCTCGACCAGATGGTCTGTGCGCGGGGGCCGCTGGAATCCGCGATGCGCGATGGGGAGTGTGTGCGGGTCCGGTGA
- a CDS encoding FAD-dependent oxidoreductase, with protein MSPRIAVVGAGPGGLSFARVLHRHGHRVTVVERDDASDARPAGGTLDLHEQLGQLALRKAGLLAEFQELARPEGQAMRILDTDARVLRDWRPGPDERANPEIDRGQLRDLLLGPLEVRWGRQVTEVRAETGGVLVRFADGRPERFDLVVGADGAWSRVRPAVSAAVPHYTGVTALETSIDDVDTRHPELAELIGDGALAVYGVSRAVVAQRNSGGHVKVYAQFRAPLEWHTDLNRHLGLNRRAGSSLDLSDVEAVRAFVPELFDGWAEPILALLRHGSAFIHRPLYVLPVSHTWTHVAGVTLLGDAAHLMPPLGAGANLAMLDGAELAEAIAAAPDELDDAVRGFEERMWARAARWATITAAGLERLVSPDPAAALALFDEVQPH; from the coding sequence ATGAGCCCTCGTATCGCCGTGGTCGGGGCCGGGCCCGGCGGACTCAGCTTCGCGCGTGTCCTGCATCGTCACGGTCACCGCGTCACCGTTGTCGAGCGCGATGACGCGTCGGATGCCCGTCCTGCGGGTGGCACGCTGGATCTGCATGAACAGTTGGGGCAGTTGGCGCTGCGGAAAGCGGGGTTGCTGGCGGAGTTTCAAGAGCTGGCGCGGCCGGAGGGGCAGGCTATGCGGATCCTCGACACTGATGCGCGGGTGTTGCGGGACTGGCGGCCGGGGCCGGACGAGCGGGCCAATCCCGAGATCGACCGGGGGCAGCTGCGTGATCTGCTGCTCGGGCCGCTGGAGGTGCGGTGGGGGCGACAGGTGACGGAGGTGCGGGCCGAAACCGGTGGTGTGCTGGTGCGTTTCGCCGATGGGCGGCCGGAACGTTTCGATCTGGTGGTCGGCGCGGATGGTGCGTGGTCGCGGGTGCGGCCTGCGGTGTCGGCGGCGGTGCCGCACTACACCGGCGTCACCGCGCTGGAAACCTCGATCGACGACGTCGACACCCGGCACCCGGAACTGGCCGAACTGATCGGTGACGGCGCGTTGGCCGTGTACGGGGTGAGCCGCGCTGTGGTGGCTCAACGCAACAGCGGCGGCCATGTCAAGGTGTATGCCCAGTTCCGGGCGCCGTTGGAGTGGCACACCGACCTGAACCGGCATCTGGGGCTGAACCGGCGGGCGGGGTCGAGTCTGGACCTCAGCGATGTCGAGGCGGTGCGCGCGTTCGTGCCGGAACTGTTCGACGGGTGGGCCGAACCGATCCTCGCGCTTCTGCGCCACGGCAGCGCCTTCATCCACCGGCCCCTCTACGTGCTGCCCGTGTCCCACACCTGGACCCACGTTGCCGGAGTGACATTGCTGGGCGACGCCGCGCATCTGATGCCGCCGCTGGGAGCCGGTGCGAACCTGGCGATGCTCGATGGCGCCGAACTCGCCGAGGCGATCGCCGCCGCACCCGACGAACTGGACGACGCCGTGCGCGGCTTCGAGGAACGGATGTGGGCGCGCGCCGCCCGGTGGGCAACGATCACCGCGGCCGGTCTGGAACGCCTCGTCAGCCCGGACCCGGCCGCCGCCCTCGCGCTCTTCGACGAAGTCCAGCCGCACTGA